The nucleotide sequence GCCTACCAGGACCTCGTGGAGCGCGCCCGCGGCGCCCACCAGGAGTACGAGCGGACCGGCGAGGCGCCCAAGCCGGTGACCGTCCCCAAGGACACCGACGCCGTCCCCGGCACCTCGTCAGACAACGGCTCGGAGACCGCCGCGAACGGCACCGGCAGCACAGCCGCTGATCAGTGACCGCCTGACCCGATGATCGGCGCCGCTGATCATCGGCCGCAGTGCCTGAGCGAAGACCCCGCCGCCCCTTCTGGGGCGGCGGGGTCTTTCGCCTGTCCGCTCGAGCAGGCTCGTGGATCCGAAGCACCCGGCTCGGCGAGCGCGATGCTCGACGGCCTGGAGCTCGATGCTCGTCAGACGCGCGGCAGCAGGATCTGGAAAGGCTCGACTCTGCTGACGGGGCTGCACTCAGCCGACGGGGGAGACCAGCAGCACGAGACCGGCCGTGCCGGCGGCCCAGAGCAGCGAGGCGAGGGTGCCGATGATGAACTGCTCGCGCTGGCTCGGCGAGGTGAACTCCCCGTACCGGGCCAGGCCCTTGATCGCCACGACCACGGCGATGCCGGTCGCGTAGCCGCTGATCACGCACACGCTCACGGCGATGCGCTCGAGCACGCCGATCACGAGACCTCCGCGCAGCGGCGGGGCGTCCTGCTCCTCCTGCTCGGAGGGCTCCGGCTGCGGTGCGCTGAGCACCGGGTCCGCGCGCAGCTGCTCCAGGTGCTCCAGCCGGGCGCGCTCGGCGGTCTCCGTGTCCCGGGCGATCTCCAGCACGAGCCGCACCGCCGGATCGCCCAGCAGAGCACCGGCGACCGTCAGAGCGGGGGCCGACCACCACAGGGGGATTCCCTCGAGCAGCCACCAGAGGAGAGTCGCAGCGAGCACGACCCCCGGCAGCCACACGGTCAGCGCCCCGCGCAGGCCTGCGAGCGATCCGGAGGTGAAGCGGGGCTCGGGGGAAGCCGCGGAGGTCATGAGACCAGCTTGGCTTCTGCGTCCATGCCGCGCTCATGGGCCCGGCCCAGCAGATCCACGAGGACGGTGCGCGCCTCGGACTCCTCGTACCAGAGGGCGGTGCGCAGTCGTCGGGAGACGGAGGACTGATCGATGCCCAGCACCTGAGAGATCTGCTCCTGCGTCATGCCCTGATCCGCGTACCGGGACGCCTCACGGGCGGCGTCCGTGCGGCGCTGGCGCATGACCGACAGCAGCGCCAGCAGGGCGTCGGCGTCGCGAGCCGCACGAGCACCGGGGCGCAGCGCGCGCACCGCGGTGCGGCTGGTCAGCTTCTTGGCGGCTTCGACGGCGTCGCGGGCCAGGACCAGGCACGGCCCGGTCGCCTCGGCCACCGTCTCCGGCAGCGGCGTCTCCACCGGCCCCAGGCCGATCCCCACGTGCCAGCGGCCGGTCTCGGCCAGCTCCAGCGCGGCGGTCACCACTGTCTGCGGATCCTCGAACAGGGCCTGCAGCTCGTCGCCGGCGGAGATGCTCCAGGGGAGCACCGCCTCCGGATGCCGCTGGTTGAGCCGATCGCGCGCGCCCGCCATGTCCAGCTCGGCCCCCTCCGAGCGCGAGCGACGACGATCGACCGTCAGTGCGTACATGATGTCCCCCTATGCGTATCTGAACGCATCATAGACCACTATGGTGCTGCAAGCGCATTATCTGCCGGTCTCGGTGATAGGGCCCACGTTGTCGACGCGCACCACGGGGAATCCGTCCTCGTCCGAGGCCGCCAGGTCGATCCTGGCGTTGATCCCGAAGTCGTGGTGGCCTTCGGGGTCGTCGAAGACCTGCTGGACGCTCCAGAAGCCGTCCAGGCCCTCGGGCCTCTCGTCGATGCGGATCAGTGCGGGACCGCGGGACTGAGCATCGGTGTAGATGTCCTGGTACTCGCCGAAGTAGGCGTCCATGGCCTCCGCCCAACGCTCCCGGTCCCAGCCGGACTCGCCGTCGAGGGCGCCCAGGACCTTCTCCTTCTCGTCGGCGAACAGCTCCACGCGCTGGAACAGCGCATTGCGCACCATGACCCGGAAGGCCCGAGGATTGCGGGTGATCGCGGGGGCCTGCTCCTCGAGCAGCTCCTCGACGGAGTCCTGCGGGGTGCCGGCGGGGGAGCCGCCCTCGGTGAGCTTCTCCCACTCGTCGAGCAGGGAGTTGTCCGTCTGGCGGATGGTCTCGCCGAGCCACTCGACGAGGTCGTCGAACGGCTCGGTGCGCAGGTCCTGGGGCACGGTCTGGCGCAGCGCGCGGTAGGCGTCCGAGAGGTAGCGCAGCAGGATGCCCTCGGAGCGGGCCAGCCCGTAGTGCTGGACGTAGTCCCCGAAGGTCATGGCGCGCTCGAACATGTCGCGGACGACCGACTTGGGCGTCAGCTCGTGCTGGGCAACCCAGGGGGCGGAGGTGCGGTAGGTCTCGAACGCGTCCTCGAGCATCTCTCGCAGCGGCATGGGCCAGGTGATCTCGTCGAGCTCGCGCATCCGCTCGTTGTACTCGAGGCCCTCGGCCTTCATGGTGGCCAGGGCCTCGGTCTTGGCCTTCTTCTCCTGCATGATCAGCACCTGGCGCGGACGGTCCAGGGTGGCCTCGATGACGGAGACGATGTCCAGCGTGTACTCCGGCGCCTCCGGATCTAACAGGGTGAGCGCGGCCAGGGCGAACGGCGAGAGCGGGCTGTTGAGGGCGAAGTTCTCCTGCAGGTCGATGGTGAGACGGTAGCGGCTGCCGTGCTCATCCGGCTCGGGCAGCTTCTCGACGACCTCGGTGGCCAGCAGCTCGCGCAGTATCGACAGGGCATCGCGGACCATCTGGCGGCGCTCCGGTGCCGGGGCGTCCGTGTGGGCGATCAGATGGGCGGTCGCCCGGACGGGGTCTCCAGGGCGCTGCAGCAGGTTCAGCAGCATGGCGTGCGTGATGTGGAACGACGCCCGCAGCGGCTCGGGCTGGGCCTCGATGAGGGTCTCGAAGGTCTTGCGCGACCACGCCACGAAGCCCTGCGGGGGCTTCTTGCGCGGGATCTGACGCAGCTTCTTCTCATCGTCCCCATGCTTGCGTCGCGCCTTCTCCAGCGCCCTCTTGTTCTCGATGTCGTGCTCGGGAGCCTGCACCACGACGGTGCCCTGGGTGTCGAATCCCGCACGCCCTGCGCGGCCTGCGATCTGGTGGAACTCGCGCGCATTGAGCCGCCTGGTGCGGTTGCCGTCGAACTTGGACAGCGCGGTGATCAGCACGGTGCGGATGGGGACGTTGATGCCCACCCCCAGGGTGTCGGTGCCGCAGATGACCTTGAGCAGACCGCGCTGGGCCAGCTGCTCCACGAGCCGCCGGTACTTGGGCAGCATCCCCGCGTGATGGACGCCGATCCCGTGGCGCACGAGCCGGTTCAGGGTCTTGCCGAAGCCGGCCGCGAAGCGGAAGCCGGCGATCATCTCGGCGACCTGCTCCTTCTCCTCCTTGGACAGCACGTTGACGCTCATCAGCGCCTGTGCCTGGTCCATGGCCTGCAGCTGGGAGAAGTGGACCACGTAGACGGGCGCCTGATGCGTGCTCACCAGCTCGTCGATCTGCTCGTGGACCGGGACCTCCGAGTAGTAGTAGCTCAGCGGGACCGGGCGCTCGGCGTCGTCGACGACGGCGGTGTCCCGACCGGTGAGCTCGCGCATCCGGTCGTCGAACCGGGTGACGTCGCCCAGGGTGGCGGACATCAGCAGGAACTGGGCCTGCGGCAGCTCGATCAGCGGCACCTGCCAGGCCCAGCCGCGCTGCGGGTCGGCGTAGAAGTGGAACTCGTCCATGACGACGGGCCCGAGGTCGGCGTCCGAGCCCTCGCGCAGCGCGATGTTGGCCAGGATCTCCGCCGTGCAGCACACGATCGGCGCGTCCGGGTTGACCGCGGAGTCGCCGGTGACCATGCCGACGTTCTCCGCCCCGAAGGCCTGGCACAGCGCGAAGAACTTCTCCGACACGAGCGCCTTGAGCGGGGCGGTGTAGTACGAGCGCTGTCCCCGGGCCATGG is from Kocuria palustris and encodes:
- a CDS encoding DEAD/DEAH box helicase, with protein sequence MTLLSALSPALAAAGSRYLRGDFARNPLSSDEIYEGFHGWAAEAGIELYPHQDEAVLEFAGGANVILATPTGSGKSLVAMGAHFAAMARGQRSYYTAPLKALVSEKFFALCQAFGAENVGMVTGDSAVNPDAPIVCCTAEILANIALREGSDADLGPVVMDEFHFYADPQRGWAWQVPLIELPQAQFLLMSATLGDVTRFDDRMRELTGRDTAVVDDAERPVPLSYYYSEVPVHEQIDELVSTHQAPVYVVHFSQLQAMDQAQALMSVNVLSKEEKEQVAEMIAGFRFAAGFGKTLNRLVRHGIGVHHAGMLPKYRRLVEQLAQRGLLKVICGTDTLGVGINVPIRTVLITALSKFDGNRTRRLNAREFHQIAGRAGRAGFDTQGTVVVQAPEHDIENKRALEKARRKHGDDEKKLRQIPRKKPPQGFVAWSRKTFETLIEAQPEPLRASFHITHAMLLNLLQRPGDPVRATAHLIAHTDAPAPERRQMVRDALSILRELLATEVVEKLPEPDEHGSRYRLTIDLQENFALNSPLSPFALAALTLLDPEAPEYTLDIVSVIEATLDRPRQVLIMQEKKAKTEALATMKAEGLEYNERMRELDEITWPMPLREMLEDAFETYRTSAPWVAQHELTPKSVVRDMFERAMTFGDYVQHYGLARSEGILLRYLSDAYRALRQTVPQDLRTEPFDDLVEWLGETIRQTDNSLLDEWEKLTEGGSPAGTPQDSVEELLEEQAPAITRNPRAFRVMVRNALFQRVELFADEKEKVLGALDGESGWDRERWAEAMDAYFGEYQDIYTDAQSRGPALIRIDERPEGLDGFWSVQQVFDDPEGHHDFGINARIDLAASDEDGFPVVRVDNVGPITETGR